Proteins from a genomic interval of Crassostrea angulata isolate pt1a10 chromosome 7, ASM2561291v2, whole genome shotgun sequence:
- the LOC128193118 gene encoding N-glycosylase/DNA lyase-like, giving the protein MLQFVRKMSAPISSGRILCHISEIRLDRILVNGQSFRWKEENPGIWTGVLFDKILKLWQSETAISYQIFGNTKQELGVEVTATSSSKKVEVATCLKEPNIVPTDSVIKQSVIGEEKHCENSYEDLIKDYFQLNIKVGNLYQKWSGVDSNFQSISSKFEGIRILRQDPVENLFSFICSSNNHISRISSMVEKLCENYGREVGKFNGKTYFSFPTIFELSEDGVESELRNLGFGYRAKYINKSAQQILEKGGETWLRSLREIPYAEAKKELLALNGVGAKVADCVCLMSLDKTDALPVDTHVWQIAARGYMPSLSKCKSLTDKLYNEIGDHFRTLWGPYAGWAQAVLFTADLRQFKEKDKIPSSKSKTDKSNDGSKSPAKRRKMEAESEAGANRAENQKKMATASQRKQKRKS; this is encoded by the exons ATGTTACAGTTCGTAAGAAAAATGTCAGCCCCCATTAGTAGTGGCAGAATTCTTTGTCATATTTCGGAGATTCGGTTAGATAGAATTCTTGTCAATGGCCAGTCATTCAG ATGGAAAGAAGAGAATCCAGGAATTTGGACTGGTGTcttatttgacaaaatattgaaattgtgGCAATCGGAAACTGCCATATCTTATCAAATATTTGGGAACACAAAACAGGAATTGGGAGTTGAAGTTACAGCAACTAGTAGTTCCAAGAAGGTAGAAGTGGCTACATGCTTGAAGGAACCAAATATTGTTCCCACAGACAGTGTAATCAAACAATCTGTCATAGGAGAAGAGAAACATTGTGAAAACAGTTATGAAGATTTAATCAAAGACTACTTTCAGCTGAACATAAAGGTAGGGAATCTTTATCAAAAGTGGTCTGGTGTGGATTCAAACTTTCAGAGTATATCTTCAAAGTTTGAAGGAATACGCATTCTACGCCAGGATCCTGTAGAGAATTTATTCTCGTTCATCTGTTCATCCAATAACCACATCTCCAGAATCTCCTCTATGGTAGAAAAGCTCTGTGAGAACTATGGCAGAGAAGTGGGCAAGTTCAATGGAAAGACTTACTTTAGTTTTCCCACCATCTTTGAATTGTCGGAGGATGGAGTAGAGAGTGAGTTACGGAACCTAGGATTTGGATACAG aGCCAAATACATTAACAAGAGTGCACAGCAAATTTTGGAAAAAGGAGGGGAAACTTGGTTAAGATCTTTAAGAGAAATTCCATATGCAGAGGCAAAGAAAGAGTTACTGGCCCTGAATGGAGTGGGAGCAAAG GTTGCTGACTGTGTCTGTTTGATGTCTCTAGACAAGACAGATGCTCTCCCTGTAGACACCCATGTCTGGCAGATTGCTGCACGTGGATACATGCCAAGTCTGTCCAAATGCAAATCCCTGACTGATAAACTGTATAATGAAATAG GTGACCATTTTAGAACTCTGTGGGGACCTTATGCAGGCTGGGCCCAGGCC GTGCTTTTTACAGCAGATTTGAGGCAATTTAAAGAAAAGGACAAAATTCCATCATCTAAA AGCAAAACAGATAAATCTAATGATGGTTCAAAGAGCCCAGCAAAGAGGAGGAAAATGGAAGCAGAGTCGGAGGCTGGTGCAAACAGAGCAGAAAATCAGAAGAAAATGGCAACAGCATCACAgagaaaacagaaaagaaaatcatGA
- the LOC128193117 gene encoding uncharacterized protein LOC128193117 encodes MVSIPDWSKFGKLHENVKEPTNLLLNKYYKQREEQAIRQAEERGYFRVPTQEYLIEESKKRNDYKYKDVSHLKLIKLCGVHLRKVGEISSCLYLRICIINNNFLTKIDGLMSCHHLVKLDVHSNQLSEIPGIPFWSGMRKLEMLFLHDNPLGKYETLQSLATCPNLIALTLYDTPLSLKKNYRHHVANSIWTLKALDHYVVSDEEIIEDAVFGGQFGTLNPAFRINLCPPTPENTTYEEERHVFMLVIATINDIQAHHSPVLIIQRFIRGFLTRKRLGHTTKKPKTASGLQLPNINQESHIPPPPSSSPDLSHAILQDSSYTNLELDLFPRTRPESSAPSESLTTTNSFIREPPMSPSDALTPVPQDADVPKKRKNLLINLAKLQSGTFSTLYDEAIAIETILPDSSYDKIGSARLETRRSRRRKKKEPQRRIVKSVKQFFGPVVESEKIEDVAAEVPGEEIPITEYRLRGMKPEISFIDATTEMILEKQEAGRLIRDAEDVIHIRARDAPKPKVTPRKAVTTDQRIFSRVHGTMGISSLLAVHQAYKDREKAEQAAAKMEHILNLRDERDRAKERIRLFQDEKRNQALKKRDQEKARMLDALEQREMKRLSYLDRRQDFKAKSSDMTRSVKADFTFITEFSNQHTSVSNALMRHDKQAKQEDMFNQKSEVVMGHRSTKVEQQDVVKKYLEHRQLMRQTESAMAKNALDARMLQEANDRLMEAKQRVAQQKARRETVQAFYPLPQTVNPAPATPNTRNLPPPTAQSLPTTPAAGASHFEANVIVSQGRLGKHPTLVT; translated from the exons ATGGTCAGCATTCCTGATTGGTCAAAGTTTGGAAAACTCcatgaaaatgttaaagaaCCAACCAATTTATTGCTCAATAAGTACTACAAGCAGAGAGAAGAGCAAGCTATCAGACAAGCTGAGGAGAGGGGGTATTTTCGAGTTCCCACTCAGGAGTATCTGATAGAGGAATCAAAGAAGAGGAATGATTATAAATACAAAGATGTCAGTCACTTGAAGCTCATCAAGTTGTGTGGTGTTCACCTGAGAAAAGTGGGCGAAATCTCAAGCTGCCTATATCTCAGAATATGCATCATAAACAACAACTTTTTGACAAAGATTGATGGGCTAATGTCATGTCATCATCTGGTGAAACTGGATGTCCACAGTAATCag TTATCAGAAATTCCAGGGATCCCTTTTTGGTCTGGAATGAGAAAGCTTGAGATGCTGTTTCTCCATGACAATCCCCTGGGGAAGTATGAGACCCTACAGAGTCTTGCCACATGCCCAAATCTGATTGCCCTCACTCTGTATGACACTCCTCTCAGCCTCAAGAAAAACTACAGACACCATGTGGCCAACAGCATTTGGACACTGAAGGCCTTGGATCATTATGTGGTTTCTGATGAAGAGATTATAGAAGATGCTGTGTTTGGGGGACAGTTTGGGACACTGAACCCAGCTTTTCGAATTAATCTGTGTCCTCCCACTCCAGAG AACACAACATATGAAGAGGAGAGACATGTCTTTATGTTGGTGATCGCAACTATCAATGACATCCAGGCACATCACTCTCCTGTCCTCATCATCCAGAGATTTATCCGCGGATTTCTGACCCGTAAAAG ACTTGGACATACTACCAAAAAGCCAAAGACAGCATCAGGGCTTCAACTTCCCAACATCAACCAAGAGTCCCACATTCCCCCTCCCCCAAGCTCCTCCCCGGATCTGTCCCATGCCATCCTTCAGGACTCCAGTTACACCAATCTGGAACTGGATCTGTTCCCAAGGACCAGGCCAGAGTCATCAGCCCCTAGTGAAAGCTTGACCACCACAAATTCATTCATTAGAGAG CCGCCCATGTCCCCAAGTGATGCACTGACGCCTGTACCACAGGATGCAGATGTTccaaaaaagagaaagaatctTCTGATCAATCTTGCCAAACTTCAGAGTGGTACATTCTCTACTTTGTATGATGAAGCCATAGCCATAGAGACAATATTACCTGACTCCTCATATGATAAGATAGGATCAGCCAGGCTAGAGACACGACGCAGCAGGAGGAGAAAAAAGAAGGAACCACAGCGAAGAATAGTGAAGAGTGTGAAGCAGTTCTTTGGTCCTGTGGTGGAGTCGGAGAAGATTGAAGACGTGGCTGCAGAGGTCCCTGGTGAGGAGATCCCGATCACAGAGTATCGCTTGAGGGGAATGAAGCCAGAAATCTCATTTATTGATGCAACAACTGAAATGATCCTAGAGAAACAAGAAGCAGGTAGGCTGATCAGAGATGCAGAGGATGTCATTCATATCCGCGCCAGAGATGCTCCAAAGCCAAAAGTAACTCCTCGTAAAGCAGTCACAACGGATCAGCGGATATTTTCTAGAGTGCACGGAACTATGGGTATATCCAGTTTATTGGCAGTTCATCAAGCTTACAAGGACAGAGAGAAGGCTGAGCAAGCTGCTGCCAAGATGGAACACATTTTAAACCTGAGGGATGAAAGAGATCGAGCAAAGGAGAGGATCCGCCTGTTTCAGGATGAGAAGAGAAACCAGGCTTTGAAGAAGAGGGATCAAGAGAAAGCTAGGATGTTGGATGCTCTGGAGCAGAGAGAGATGAAGAGACTGAGTTATCTGGACAGAAGGCAGGATTTCAAGGCCAAATCTTCAGATATGACTCGCTCAGTAAAAGCTGATTTCACATTCATCACCGAGTTCAGTAATCAGCATACTTCAGTGTCCAATGCACTGATGCGCCATGACAAACAAGCCAAACAAGAGGACATGTTCAATCAGAAGTCAGAGGTTGTGATGGGTCATAGGTCAACAAAGGTTGAGCAGCAAGATGTGGTAAAGAAATACTTGGAGCATCGACAGTTGATGAGACAGACTGAGTCTGCCATGGCTAAGAATGCTCTGGATGCCAGAATGCTGCAGGAGGCCAATGATCGGCTGATGGAGGCGAAACAGAGAGTGGCTCAGCAGAAGGCCAGAAGAGAAACGGTGCAGGCCTTCTACCCTCTCCCACAGACGGTCAATCCAGCCCCGGCTACCCCCAACACACGGAACTTACCTCCCCCCACGGCCCAGTCTCTCCCAACCACCCCAGCAGCTGGGGCCAGTCATTTCGAGGCCAACGTGATAGTGTCTCAGGGTCGCCTTGGAAAACACCCAACCCTCGTCACGTAA
- the LOC128191149 gene encoding isocitrate dehydrogenase [NAD] subunit beta, mitochondrial-like yields the protein MSSFVSRTVFRRLCQIKQQEASFLSKCLFHRSIPALSSTQDSSADSCQTVTLIPGDGVGPELMHSVKDVFQAAGVPVKFEEIYLSETNPSMSANLDTAVKSFKKNGVGLKGIISTPSQLKGGILQTLNMKIRTEIDLFANVVVIKSLPGFKTRHKNLDFVIIREQTEGEYSALEHETVPGVVESLKIITRKNSKRIAKFAFDYAMKHNRSKVTAVHKANIMKLGDGLFIKCCEEVAQFYPKIKFDTMIIDNCCMQLVSNPHQFDVMVMPNLYGNIVDNLAAGLVGGAGVVPGESYSSDVAVFEQGARHAFAEAIGKNIANPTATLLSACNMLKHIHLDYHAKLIEDSVHRVIKTQKVKTRDMGGYAYTSDFTHAVIDSLQH from the exons ATGTCCTCTTTCGTTTCAAGGACTGTCTTCAGACGACTTTGTCAAATCAAG CAGCAGGAGGCATCTTTTCTCTCTAAATGTCTGTTCCACAGAAGCATACCTGCTTTATCATCA ACCCAGGATTCGTCTGCTGATAGCTGTCAGACGGTGACACTGATCCCCGGGGATGGGGTGGGACCAGAACTTATGCACAGTGTCAAGGACGTCTTCCAAGCCGCAGGAGTTCCTGTTAAGTTTGAAGAAATTTATTTAAG TGAAACTAATCCATCCATGAGTGCAAATCTAGACACAGCTGTTAAATCGTTCAAGAAGAATGGGGTAGGACTGAAGGGCATTATCAGCACGCCCAGCCAGCTGAAGGGAGGGATCCTACAGACCCTTAATATGAAGATCAG AACTGAAATAGACCTGTTTGCCAACGTAGTTGTCATTAAAAGTCTGCCAGGATTCAAGACAAGACACAAGAATCTGGACTTTGTGATTATCCGTGAACAGACGGAGGGGGAGTACAGTGCCCTGGAACATGAG ACAGTACCTGGAGTTGTTGAGAGTTTGAAAATCATCACTAGGAAAAACTCAAAGAGAATCGCCAAGTTTGCTTTTGACTATGCCATGAAGCACAACAGAAGTAAAGTGACAGCAGTTCACAAAGCCAACATCAT GAAGTTGGGAGATGGCTTGTTCATCAAATGCTGTGAGGAAGTGGCACAGTTTTATCCCAAGATCAAGTTTGACACAATGATTATTGACAACTGTTGTATGCAG CTTGTTTCTAATCCCCATCAGTTTGATGTCATGGTGATGCCAAATCTCTATGGAAACATTGTTGACAACCTTGCAGCCGGTTTAGTGGGTGGGGCAGGGGTAGTCCCAGGGGAGAGCTACAGCTCAGATGTAGCAGTGTTTGAACAG GGTGCGAGACATGCCTTTGCTGAAGCCATAGGAAAGAACATAGCTAACCCCACAGCGACTTTACTGTCGGCCTGCAACATGTTGAAGCACATCCACCTGGATTACCACGCCAAGCTGATCGAGGACTCTGTACACAGGGTCATAAAGACCCAGAAG GTGAAGACCAGGGACATGGGAGGCTATGCTTACACCTCAGACTTCACACACGCTGTCATAGACAGCTTACAACACTAG